A single Prochlorococcus marinus XMU1410 DNA region contains:
- a CDS encoding alpha-D-glucose phosphate-specific phosphoglucomutase produces the protein MNQVNVININSPFLDQKPGTSGLRKSTLKFQEEHYLEVFIEAILQSLEYLKGSTLVVGGDGRYGNIEAIEKIVQICIAHKVQKVIVPKYGLLSTPATSHLIRKENAIGGIILSASHNPGGIDGDFGVKLNISNGGPAPEIITNKIFKASQLLTSYKICKIQLPDFSEYGTYSYGETTLEIIDGLKDYSNLMEKIFDFDQISDFLKKDFSLIFDAMNAVTGPYAKNIFVNKMGLAHDCVMNGNPLQDFGGLHPDPNLTYASHLADLLLNKKSYSFGAACDGDGDRNMILGSGCFVNPSDSLAVITANTKCVPGYKNGITGVARSMPTSSAVDNVARALNIPCFETPTGWKFFGNLLDSNLITLCGEESFGTGSNHVREKDGLWAVLYWLQVLADKKCSVSDLMQNHWKQFGRNYYSRHDYEAISSNIANQIFGNLTSMLENLKGNSFAGHLVKVADNFSYIDPVDNSISENQGLRLVLDDNSRVIVRLSGTGTKGATLRLYFEKFFNPQQNLSLNPQIALKPLIDDLDALLNISELTQMETPTVIT, from the coding sequence ATGAATCAAGTTAATGTAATTAATATCAATTCTCCTTTTCTAGATCAAAAACCAGGTACCTCTGGGTTAAGAAAAAGTACTTTAAAGTTTCAGGAAGAACATTATCTAGAAGTTTTTATTGAAGCAATCTTACAATCATTAGAATATTTAAAAGGTTCAACATTAGTAGTTGGGGGTGATGGTAGATATGGCAATATTGAAGCAATAGAAAAGATTGTCCAAATATGCATTGCTCATAAAGTTCAAAAGGTTATTGTTCCAAAATACGGATTATTATCTACTCCTGCGACATCACATTTAATTAGAAAAGAAAACGCTATTGGTGGAATTATTCTTTCTGCAAGCCATAATCCTGGTGGGATTGATGGCGACTTTGGAGTGAAATTGAATATATCTAATGGTGGCCCAGCTCCTGAGATAATTACTAATAAGATTTTCAAGGCTTCACAATTACTAACTAGTTACAAAATTTGTAAAATTCAACTACCTGATTTTAGTGAATATGGAACTTATTCTTACGGTGAAACTACCTTAGAAATTATTGATGGATTAAAAGATTATTCTAATTTGATGGAGAAAATTTTTGATTTTGATCAAATTAGTGATTTTTTAAAAAAAGACTTCTCGTTAATCTTTGATGCAATGAATGCGGTTACAGGTCCATATGCAAAAAATATTTTTGTTAACAAAATGGGTCTTGCACATGATTGTGTCATGAATGGTAACCCGTTACAAGATTTTGGAGGTTTACATCCTGATCCTAATCTTACTTATGCATCCCATCTGGCTGATTTGTTATTAAACAAAAAATCTTACAGTTTTGGTGCTGCATGCGATGGAGATGGAGATAGGAATATGATTTTAGGAAGTGGATGTTTTGTAAATCCTAGTGATAGCCTTGCAGTTATAACTGCTAACACAAAATGTGTCCCTGGTTATAAAAATGGTATTACAGGTGTGGCACGATCCATGCCAACCAGCTCAGCGGTTGATAATGTTGCTCGAGCATTAAATATACCTTGTTTCGAGACACCTACTGGCTGGAAGTTTTTTGGAAATCTTTTAGATTCTAATTTAATTACTTTATGTGGAGAAGAAAGTTTCGGAACGGGTAGTAATCATGTGAGAGAGAAAGATGGACTATGGGCAGTTTTGTATTGGTTACAAGTTTTAGCTGATAAAAAATGTTCGGTAAGTGATTTGATGCAGAATCATTGGAAACAATTTGGTAGGAATTATTATTCCAGACATGATTATGAGGCAATTTCCTCAAATATTGCTAATCAAATCTTTGGTAATTTAACTTCTATGCTCGAAAATTTAAAAGGAAATAGTTTTGCTGGCCATTTAGTTAAAGTTGCAGATAACTTTTCATATATAGATCCTGTTGATAATTCCATAAGTGAAAATCAAGGTTTAAGACTGGTCCTTGATGATAATTCTAGAGTAATTGTGCGCCTTTCTGGAACTGGAACTAAGGGTGCAACATTAAGACTTTACTTTGAGAAATTTTTCAATCCTCAACAGAATCTTTCGTTAAATCCTCAGATCGCTTTGAAACCTCTAATCGATGATTTAGATGCTTTGTTGAACATTTCAGAACTTACTCAAATGGAAACTCCTACAGTAATTACATAG
- a CDS encoding type III pantothenate kinase, with protein sequence MVSDINFLLVGNSRLHWAKYSRNQAKFFHTKKEEKVPDNIDLDQLIWASVGKLPNFLLKKENEIKTKDIHLSNLPDYFGIDRALASLAALKIIENPLKKDLLIADFGTILSITKLNANGSIIGGQLTPGFLTQLKSMEQNTKNLTVPKKYDIPIKDFLINTEEAILKGVINSLTGVINSLFNPEKDILVICGGDSELLTKSLKTQKENIINAPDLVMEGMIIHHLYIKN encoded by the coding sequence ATGGTCTCAGATATAAATTTTTTATTAGTAGGCAATAGTAGGCTTCATTGGGCAAAATATTCTAGAAATCAAGCTAAATTCTTTCATACCAAAAAAGAGGAAAAAGTTCCCGACAATATAGATCTTGATCAATTAATTTGGGCTTCTGTAGGGAAACTACCAAATTTTTTGCTGAAAAAAGAAAATGAAATAAAAACTAAAGATATTCATTTATCAAATCTTCCTGATTATTTTGGAATTGATAGAGCTCTTGCTTCTCTTGCAGCTCTAAAAATTATCGAAAACCCTTTAAAAAAAGATTTGCTAATTGCAGACTTTGGAACAATATTATCGATAACAAAATTGAATGCAAATGGATCTATTATTGGAGGTCAACTTACTCCAGGTTTTCTAACACAATTAAAGTCAATGGAACAAAATACAAAAAATCTTACAGTTCCCAAAAAATATGATATTCCGATCAAAGATTTTTTAATAAATACAGAAGAAGCAATCTTAAAAGGAGTAATCAACTCTCTTACTGGTGTGATTAATAGTTTATTTAATCCCGAAAAAGATATTTTAGTAATCTGTGGAGGAGACTCTGAACTCCTCACAAAATCTCTAAAGACTCAAAAAGAAAATATTATCAATGCTCCTGATTTAGTTATGGAGGGGATGATTATTCACCACCTGTACATAAAAAATTAG
- the sufC gene encoding Fe-S cluster assembly ATPase SufC, translating to MQSKMKESDPILEVENLSASTDNLPILKGVSLTVYPGEIHAIMGRNGCGKSTLSKIIAGHPSYNITNGDIKFLGENINSLEPEERSQSGIFLGFQYPIEIPGVSNLEFLRVSTNARRKFLNKEELDTFDFEELVKEKLEIVKMDHAFLSRSVNQGFSGGEKKRNEILQMALLEPKIAILDETDSGLDIDALRIVASGIKKISNSQTGIILITHYQRLLDEIKPNYVHVMSDGQIIKTGESDLALELEEKGYEWTDNFIKET from the coding sequence ATGCAAAGTAAAATGAAAGAATCAGATCCAATTTTAGAAGTTGAAAATCTCTCTGCATCTACTGATAATCTTCCAATTTTAAAAGGGGTTTCACTTACTGTCTATCCTGGAGAAATCCATGCCATTATGGGAAGAAATGGCTGTGGCAAAAGTACTCTTTCGAAAATCATTGCAGGACATCCCTCGTATAATATTACAAATGGCGACATAAAATTTTTAGGTGAAAACATCAACTCTCTAGAACCTGAAGAGAGATCTCAATCAGGAATTTTTCTTGGTTTCCAATATCCAATTGAGATTCCAGGTGTAAGTAATCTTGAGTTTCTTAGAGTTTCAACTAATGCTAGAAGGAAATTCCTCAACAAAGAAGAATTGGATACTTTTGATTTTGAAGAATTAGTTAAAGAAAAGTTAGAAATTGTGAAAATGGATCACGCTTTCCTATCAAGGAGTGTAAATCAAGGCTTTTCCGGAGGTGAAAAAAAAAGAAATGAGATTCTGCAAATGGCTTTACTTGAGCCCAAGATAGCAATATTAGATGAGACCGATTCGGGTCTAGATATCGATGCTCTAAGAATAGTGGCATCAGGAATTAAAAAAATATCTAATTCACAGACTGGAATTATACTTATTACCCACTATCAAAGATTATTAGATGAAATTAAACCAAATTATGTCCATGTTATGTCAGACGGGCAAATCATAAAAACTGGTGAGAGTGATCTTGCTCTAGAACTTGAGGAAAAAGGATATGAATGGACTGATAACTTTATAAAAGAGACCTAA
- a CDS encoding replication-associated recombination protein A, with protein sequence MHSENLFTNYSQIENNAPLADKLRPKNLKDFFGQQSILNKNALLRSAILNDKISNFIFSGPPGVGKTTLIEIISCNTRSKLIKLNAVLSSVKELRNEIANAKDRLINSKRKTILFIDEVHRFTAVQQDALLPSIENGTITFIGATTENPFFAVNKALVSRSRIFTLLPLAENDLQKIIQKVITHYSQQKDSKKVYLTKDAISHLIKFSGGDARTLINALEMAIETTAENDAKEININLSIAEDAIQKKNIVYDKNGQNHYDVISAFIKSIRGSDPDATLFWLANMLEAGEDPNFIFRRLLISASEDIGIADPNALVVVQSCCDAFDRVGFPEGLYFLTQASLYLAISPKSNSMKSIFKAIETIKSTNAFDVPLNLKNNSNSYVNPHNYPGNWVAQQYLPKSLRGLKIWEPNNNGWEKTQYDELLRRKEN encoded by the coding sequence ATGCATTCAGAAAATTTATTTACTAATTATTCTCAAATAGAAAACAATGCACCTTTGGCAGATAAATTAAGACCAAAGAATTTGAAAGATTTTTTTGGTCAACAATCAATCCTTAATAAGAATGCGCTTCTAAGAAGTGCAATATTAAACGATAAGATTAGTAATTTTATTTTTTCTGGCCCTCCGGGTGTTGGAAAAACTACTTTAATTGAAATTATTTCTTGTAATACGCGGTCAAAATTAATTAAGTTAAATGCAGTATTATCAAGTGTTAAAGAATTAAGAAATGAAATAGCTAATGCAAAAGATAGATTAATAAATTCAAAAAGAAAAACAATTTTATTTATTGATGAGGTTCATAGATTTACAGCAGTTCAGCAAGATGCTTTATTACCTTCAATAGAAAATGGAACTATAACTTTTATTGGTGCTACAACAGAAAACCCTTTCTTTGCTGTTAATAAAGCGCTTGTTAGCAGGTCTCGTATTTTTACATTACTTCCTTTGGCAGAAAATGATTTGCAAAAAATAATACAAAAAGTCATTACTCACTATTCGCAACAAAAAGATTCAAAAAAGGTTTATTTAACTAAAGATGCTATAAGTCATTTAATTAAATTTTCTGGCGGAGATGCAAGAACATTAATCAATGCGCTAGAGATGGCCATAGAAACAACTGCTGAAAATGATGCTAAAGAAATCAACATTAATCTCTCAATAGCAGAGGATGCAATTCAAAAGAAAAATATTGTTTACGATAAAAATGGTCAAAATCATTACGATGTAATAAGTGCCTTTATCAAGTCCATAAGAGGTTCTGATCCAGATGCAACTTTATTCTGGCTTGCTAATATGCTGGAGGCTGGCGAAGATCCTAATTTTATTTTTAGAAGATTACTTATATCTGCCAGTGAAGATATTGGAATAGCTGATCCTAATGCCTTAGTAGTTGTGCAATCCTGTTGTGATGCTTTTGATAGAGTAGGTTTTCCAGAAGGATTATATTTTTTAACGCAGGCTTCTTTGTATTTAGCTATTTCTCCAAAAAGTAATAGTATGAAAAGTATTTTTAAAGCAATTGAAACAATAAAATCTACCAATGCTTTTGATGTTCCACTTAATTTAAAAAATAATTCTAATAGTTATGTCAATCCTCATAATTATCCAGGTAATTGGGTAGCACAACAATATCTTCCCAAATCTTTAAGAGGTTTAAAAATATGGGAACCAAATAATAATGGATGGGAAAAAACTCAATATGATGAACTGCTTAGAAGAAAAGAAAACTAA
- a CDS encoding phosphoadenylyl-sulfate reductase translates to MIEKIHKDIQTNLRKHNQELVDMNPYEMLSWGYKKFDNQFAITTSFGIQSSVLLNMVSKLYLQKKIKIFWIDTGYLPPETYHYAEKLIDNLSLEVEVLQSELSPARMEAKYGKLWETNKESDLDKYHELRKIRPLENGLEKYNISCWASGVRSSQTDNRNKMKFLDIIRQRLSLRPLLNWTNKDIFYYMEENNLPAHPLFIKGYSSVGDWHSSSPDDIETKGRDTRFGGIKQECGIHTNN, encoded by the coding sequence ATGATTGAAAAAATCCACAAAGATATTCAAACTAACTTGAGGAAACATAATCAAGAGCTAGTAGATATGAATCCTTATGAAATGCTTTCGTGGGGTTATAAAAAGTTTGATAATCAATTTGCTATTACAACAAGTTTTGGTATACAGTCGTCAGTCCTTTTAAATATGGTAAGTAAATTATATCTACAAAAAAAAATCAAAATATTTTGGATAGATACAGGTTACCTGCCTCCAGAAACATACCATTACGCTGAAAAGCTTATTGATAATTTATCATTAGAAGTTGAAGTTCTGCAAAGTGAATTATCTCCAGCAAGAATGGAGGCCAAATACGGCAAACTTTGGGAAACAAATAAAGAGAGTGATTTAGATAAGTATCATGAATTGAGAAAAATAAGACCTTTAGAAAATGGTCTAGAAAAATATAATATTTCCTGCTGGGCAAGCGGTGTTAGATCAAGTCAAACAGACAATAGAAACAAAATGAAATTCCTAGACATAATTCGTCAAAGACTCTCTTTAAGACCTTTATTAAATTGGACAAATAAAGATATTTTTTATTATATGGAAGAGAATAATTTACCTGCCCATCCTCTTTTTATCAAAGGTTATTCTTCTGTAGGAGATTGGCATTCAAGCAGTCCCGATGATATTGAAACAAAAGGCAGAGATACAAGATTTGGGGGGATTAAACAAGAATGTGGAATACACACTAATAATTAA
- the bcp gene encoding thioredoxin-dependent thiol peroxidase: MALKVGDKAPEFKLKDSFEKDISLSDFKGKRIILYFYPKDNTPGCTKEACNFKENWDLLQKNNIVVLGISKDNASSHQKFIEKFNLPFILLTDPEPFKVSSDYDSYGLKKFMGKEYMGMMRNTFLIDTDGNVEKIYLKVKAAIMADHIIADLGLS, from the coding sequence ATGGCTCTTAAGGTTGGCGACAAAGCACCAGAATTTAAACTAAAAGATTCTTTTGAGAAAGATATTTCTCTTAGTGATTTTAAAGGTAAAAGAATAATACTATATTTTTATCCAAAAGATAATACTCCTGGATGTACTAAAGAAGCATGCAATTTTAAAGAGAATTGGGATTTACTTCAAAAAAATAATATTGTTGTGCTTGGTATTAGTAAAGATAATGCATCCTCTCATCAGAAGTTTATAGAAAAATTTAATTTACCTTTTATTCTTTTAACTGATCCTGAACCTTTTAAAGTTTCTTCTGATTACGATAGCTATGGACTTAAGAAATTCATGGGAAAAGAATATATGGGAATGATGAGAAATACTTTTTTGATTGACACTGATGGTAACGTCGAAAAAATCTACTTAAAGGTAAAAGCAGCAATAATGGCTGATCATATAATTGCAGACCTTGGGTTAAGCTAA
- a CDS encoding 4'-phosphopantetheinyl transferase family protein produces MQDIATVEEIKTAKKLTRSRSKIFLETRAYLRQSLSTLFDLDPLKIPINAHPGEPPTLPSEMGNISLSHCKDAIIIVWHKNKIGIDIERTDRDFNHIKFAEKYFFHTNKSNHNNYLTKNMILNQWCAVEAAIKWDHGKLSKDIHHWQYFEKQKELIHKKKNIHLNYSNINFHNWTIALAYEEKTAFNPEIICCLKNF; encoded by the coding sequence GTGCAAGATATCGCAACGGTAGAAGAAATTAAAACTGCAAAAAAACTAACCAGATCAAGATCAAAGATTTTTTTAGAAACAAGAGCTTATTTGCGACAATCACTTTCAACACTTTTTGATTTAGACCCCCTCAAAATTCCAATTAATGCTCATCCTGGAGAACCTCCAACTTTACCCTCAGAGATGGGAAATATCAGTTTAAGTCATTGTAAAGACGCCATTATTATAGTCTGGCATAAAAATAAAATTGGGATTGATATTGAGAGAACAGATAGAGATTTTAACCATATAAAATTTGCAGAAAAATATTTTTTTCATACCAATAAATCAAACCATAATAATTATTTGACAAAAAATATGATATTAAATCAATGGTGTGCTGTTGAAGCGGCTATAAAATGGGATCATGGAAAATTATCTAAAGACATTCACCATTGGCAATATTTTGAAAAGCAAAAGGAGTTAATTCATAAAAAGAAAAACATACATTTAAATTATTCAAATATTAACTTCCATAATTGGACTATCGCTTTAGCCTACGAAGAAAAAACTGCTTTTAATCCTGAGATTATTTGTTGTTTGAAAAATTTTTAG
- a CDS encoding SufD family Fe-S cluster assembly protein, with protein sequence MEIIEKIKTNKLDNNLTEIQKICLHKLQSSPLPNPKSELWRLSNKSKLSNFLDYPVNEKDSKFDTPYLNNSQSTIRLIIGENCQIKLVEKNYSIKQLSEDELQKYIKEQISCFKQNENWSDLLNLSLSCKNNILGLKINGSKIPPIEIFSHASSNSLNAKTLVIFLEKNCDVELLQVNLGKENSSLSQSTFFCLKENSSVNHGVVSYGENRSNLLNSLNVIQQKNSVYNLGSLHFKFNYARFEISIKQSAGNAKTNIKGMQITKKDEQISTYTKIEFNGPNGFLDQINKSLADDKSHAIFEGSIIVPKIAQRTDASQLSRNLLLSNLAQIDTKPQLKIIADDVKCKHGATISQLNEEELFYMRTRGITLTEASKLQLSSYFQEIISFIPISKDKWDLLDKLLNQN encoded by the coding sequence ATGGAAATTATTGAAAAAATAAAAACTAATAAATTAGATAATAACCTAACAGAAATACAAAAAATCTGTCTTCATAAATTACAATCAAGCCCTCTCCCTAATCCTAAAAGTGAACTATGGAGACTTTCAAATAAATCAAAATTGTCAAACTTTTTAGATTACCCAGTTAATGAAAAAGATTCAAAATTTGATACACCATATCTGAATAATTCTCAAAGTACTATTAGATTAATAATTGGTGAGAATTGCCAAATTAAATTAGTAGAGAAAAATTATTCAATAAAGCAATTAAGTGAAGATGAATTACAAAAATATATCAAGGAACAGATATCTTGTTTTAAGCAAAACGAAAATTGGAGTGACCTACTAAATCTTTCTTTAAGTTGTAAAAATAATATTTTAGGATTAAAAATAAATGGATCAAAAATTCCTCCTATTGAAATTTTTAGTCACGCTTCAAGTAATTCTTTAAACGCAAAAACCCTTGTAATATTTTTAGAAAAGAATTGTGATGTTGAATTATTACAAGTAAATCTTGGTAAAGAAAACTCTTCATTATCTCAATCAACTTTCTTTTGCTTGAAAGAAAATAGTTCCGTAAATCATGGCGTTGTTTCTTACGGTGAAAACAGATCCAATCTATTAAATTCTCTCAATGTTATTCAACAAAAAAATAGTGTATACAACTTAGGATCTTTACATTTCAAATTCAATTACGCGAGATTTGAAATTAGTATTAAACAATCTGCGGGAAACGCTAAAACAAATATCAAAGGTATGCAAATAACAAAAAAAGATGAGCAGATTTCAACCTACACAAAAATAGAATTTAATGGCCCAAATGGATTTCTAGATCAAATTAATAAATCACTTGCTGATGATAAATCACATGCAATATTTGAAGGTTCAATAATAGTTCCGAAAATTGCCCAGAGAACTGATGCTTCCCAATTAAGCAGAAATTTACTTTTATCAAATCTCGCACAAATAGATACCAAACCTCAATTAAAAATAATTGCTGATGATGTCAAATGCAAACATGGGGCTACAATTTCACAACTAAATGAAGAAGAACTTTTTTATATGCGAACAAGAGGGATCACATTAACAGAAGCAAGTAAACTACAATTAAGTTCTTACTTTCAAGAAATAATTTCATTTATTCCCATTTCAAAAGATAAATGGGATTTGCTTGATAAACTTTTAAATCAGAATTAA
- a CDS encoding DUF4912 domain-containing protein, which produces MADGIMNKDQLLSLTLRQLRQEASKLSVPLYSRKTKAVLVDLILKYQEKSTNKKYTSTPESKSEETYESNSFNSSEEVKTNVVFLPRDPDWAYVFWQISDADREKAQSLGANKLCLRLFDASGSEGSNLNQGTLREIAVDSYSTEWYLPIPLADRDYKVELGYKYGFNWMSLAFSSISHVPGSHPSEQILDKFVPFNLDSTSESIPDISNPVVSEQNGMHERLYQAATNIPLRRKVGSEEFMENVNSTNLNDNLTDSGAGKWSSGLNDSGSGIVKNRSFWLVADAELIVYGATEPSAKLTIGGEDVPLAADGTFRIQVPFRDGTQKYDIKAVDESGKQEKSISMKFDRTTPLDDTNEKDNAETEWF; this is translated from the coding sequence GTGGCTGATGGGATCATGAATAAAGATCAATTACTCTCACTAACCCTCAGACAATTACGTCAAGAAGCAAGTAAATTATCGGTTCCGCTGTACAGTCGCAAAACAAAAGCTGTTTTAGTTGATTTAATTCTTAAATATCAAGAAAAATCTACAAATAAAAAATACACTTCAACTCCTGAGTCAAAATCTGAAGAAACTTATGAGTCCAATTCTTTCAACAGTAGTGAAGAAGTTAAAACAAATGTGGTTTTCTTACCCCGAGACCCAGATTGGGCTTATGTTTTTTGGCAAATTTCTGATGCAGATAGAGAAAAAGCACAATCTTTGGGAGCTAATAAATTATGTTTACGATTATTTGATGCATCTGGTTCTGAAGGTAGCAATCTGAATCAAGGAACACTGAGGGAGATAGCAGTTGATAGTTACAGTACCGAGTGGTACTTGCCAATCCCACTTGCAGATAGAGATTATAAAGTTGAATTAGGTTACAAATATGGTTTTAACTGGATGTCATTGGCATTTTCTTCGATAAGCCATGTCCCAGGGTCTCATCCTTCTGAGCAAATTCTTGATAAATTTGTACCTTTTAATTTAGATTCTACTTCTGAGTCAATCCCAGATATTTCTAATCCTGTTGTTTCAGAACAAAATGGTATGCATGAAAGGTTATACCAAGCAGCAACAAACATTCCTCTCAGAAGAAAAGTTGGTTCTGAAGAATTTATGGAAAATGTAAATTCAACAAACCTCAATGATAATCTTACAGATTCAGGTGCAGGTAAATGGTCATCTGGTTTAAATGATTCTGGAAGTGGAATTGTTAAAAATAGATCTTTTTGGCTTGTTGCTGATGCTGAATTAATTGTTTATGGAGCTACAGAACCTTCTGCAAAACTGACAATAGGAGGAGAAGATGTACCTCTTGCCGCAGATGGTACTTTTAGAATTCAAGTGCCATTTAGAGACGGGACTCAAAAATATGATATTAAAGCTGTTGATGAATCTGGTAAGCAAGAAAAAAGTATATCAATGAAATTTGATAGAACTACACCACTTGACGATACTAATGAAAAAGATAATGCTGAGACTGAATGGTTTTAA
- the sufB gene encoding Fe-S cluster assembly protein SufB: MVNENLVKDVVKKPYKYGFVTNIETEKIEKGLNEDTIKLISQKKEEPKFLLDFRLKAFKKWQKMKEPDWAALGYKKIDYQDIIYYSAPKQKDKISSLDEVDPKLLETFDKLGIPLTEQKKLTNVAVDAVFDSVSIATTFREELAEHGVIFCSISEAVKNHADLIEKYLGTVVPANDNYFAALNSAVFSDGSFVYIPKGVTCPMDLSSYFRINSGDSGQFERTLIIAEESSSVSYLEGCTAPMFDTNTLHAAVVELIALDDASIKYSTVQNWYAGDEEGIGGIFNFVTKRGKCLGKRSKISWSQVETGSAITWKYPSCLLLGEESVGEFYSVALTNNLQQADTGTKMIHIGPKTKSTIVSKGISAGNSKNSYRGLVKMGTKATGSRNYSQCDSMLIGDQASANTFPYIKSQQPNSEIEHEASTCRISEDQLFYLQSRGIEFEEAVSMMVSGFCRDVFNQLPMEFAAEADKLLALKLEGSVG, from the coding sequence ATGGTCAACGAAAATTTAGTTAAAGATGTAGTAAAAAAGCCTTATAAATATGGGTTCGTTACTAACATTGAAACTGAAAAAATAGAAAAGGGCTTAAATGAAGATACCATAAAATTAATTTCACAGAAAAAAGAAGAGCCAAAATTTCTTCTTGATTTTAGATTAAAAGCATTTAAAAAATGGCAAAAAATGAAAGAGCCTGATTGGGCAGCATTAGGATATAAAAAAATTGATTATCAAGATATTATTTATTACTCTGCTCCTAAGCAAAAAGATAAGATTTCTAGCTTAGATGAAGTTGATCCCAAACTTCTTGAGACTTTTGACAAATTAGGAATACCCCTCACGGAGCAAAAAAAACTCACGAATGTAGCAGTAGATGCAGTTTTTGATAGTGTTTCTATAGCCACAACTTTTAGAGAAGAACTTGCTGAACATGGAGTTATATTTTGCTCAATTAGTGAAGCAGTAAAAAATCATGCGGATTTGATTGAAAAATATTTAGGTACAGTAGTTCCAGCTAATGATAATTATTTTGCAGCACTAAATTCTGCAGTTTTTAGTGATGGTTCTTTTGTTTATATCCCAAAAGGTGTTACCTGCCCTATGGACCTATCTTCCTACTTCAGAATTAATAGTGGAGATTCAGGACAATTCGAAAGAACACTAATCATTGCCGAAGAATCAAGTTCTGTAAGTTATCTAGAAGGTTGTACAGCTCCAATGTTTGATACAAATACCCTACATGCAGCAGTTGTAGAGCTTATAGCATTAGATGACGCCTCAATAAAATATTCAACAGTTCAAAATTGGTATGCTGGTGATGAAGAAGGTATTGGCGGAATTTTCAATTTTGTCACCAAGAGAGGAAAATGTTTAGGTAAAAGAAGTAAAATTAGCTGGTCTCAAGTTGAAACAGGGTCTGCAATTACATGGAAATATCCTAGCTGTCTTCTTTTAGGGGAAGAATCTGTAGGAGAATTTTATTCAGTGGCTCTCACCAATAATCTTCAGCAAGCAGATACCGGCACAAAAATGATCCATATTGGTCCTAAGACCAAATCAACTATTGTTAGCAAAGGTATTAGTGCAGGTAACTCAAAAAATAGCTACAGAGGTCTTGTCAAAATGGGAACAAAAGCTACGGGATCAAGAAATTACAGTCAATGTGATTCAATGTTAATAGGGGATCAAGCTTCTGCAAATACATTCCCTTACATCAAATCTCAACAACCCAATTCTGAAATTGAGCATGAAGCAAGCACATGTAGAATCTCAGAAGACCAACTTTTTTATCTCCAAAGCAGAGGTATAGAATTCGAAGAGGCAGTATCTATGATGGTCAGCGGTTTTTGCAGAGATGTATTTAATCAATTACCTATGGAATTTGCTGCTGAAGCAGATAAGTTACTGGCACTTAAACTAGAGGGATCAGTAGGTTAA